From the Streptomyces sp. Tu 2975 genome, one window contains:
- a CDS encoding AURKAIP1/COX24 domain-containing protein has protein sequence MGSVIKKRRKRMAKKKHRKLLKRTRVQRRNKK, from the coding sequence GTGGGCTCTGTTATCAAGAAGCGGCGTAAGCGGATGGCCAAGAAGAAGCACCGCAAGCTGCTCAAGCGCACCCGCGTTCAGCGTCGCAACAAGAAGTAA
- a CDS encoding NAD-dependent epimerase/dehydratase family protein — translation MGKVVLVTGVARQLGGRLVRRIQRDPEVDRVIGVDAEGPGHHLGGAEFVRADIRRPAIARVLAEHAVDTVVHLDVTGTPLGAGGRAAVKETNVIGTMQLLGACQKSPTVKRLVIKSSTSVYGSAPRDPAVFTETTPPKSLPSGGFAKDAVEVEGYVRGFARRRPDVAVCVLRFANILGPCADSPLAEFFSLPVMPTVFGYDPRLQFVHEDDVIDVLRIALHEPRRGTLNSGTFNIAGDGVLTLSQCSRRLGRPTMPLLLPAVTWVGSALRTVGFTDFAPEQIRLLTHGRVVSTVQMRETLGFLPKYTTAETFADFARSRGPGLLPPETLAEAVDRVAEALSIDARDGVPVADGGRAVTQTTHSGQPG, via the coding sequence TTGGGCAAGGTCGTGCTCGTCACCGGAGTGGCCCGGCAGCTCGGCGGCCGTCTCGTACGGCGGATCCAGCGGGATCCCGAGGTCGACCGGGTGATCGGGGTCGACGCCGAGGGGCCCGGACACCATCTGGGCGGGGCCGAGTTCGTGCGTGCCGACATCCGCAGGCCCGCGATCGCGAGGGTCCTCGCCGAACACGCCGTGGACACGGTGGTCCATCTGGACGTCACCGGGACGCCGCTGGGCGCCGGCGGCCGTGCGGCCGTCAAGGAGACCAACGTCATCGGCACCATGCAGCTGCTCGGTGCCTGCCAGAAGTCACCGACCGTCAAGCGGCTGGTGATCAAATCGAGTACGAGCGTGTACGGCTCCGCCCCCCGCGACCCGGCGGTCTTCACGGAGACCACCCCGCCCAAGTCGCTGCCGAGCGGTGGCTTCGCCAAGGACGCCGTCGAGGTCGAGGGATACGTACGAGGCTTCGCCCGCCGCCGGCCCGACGTGGCGGTGTGTGTGCTGCGCTTCGCCAACATCCTCGGACCTTGCGCGGACTCGCCGCTCGCCGAGTTCTTCTCGCTGCCGGTGATGCCGACCGTCTTCGGCTACGACCCCCGGTTGCAGTTCGTCCACGAGGACGACGTGATCGACGTGCTGCGGATCGCCCTGCACGAGCCGCGCCGCGGCACGCTCAACAGCGGCACCTTCAACATCGCGGGTGACGGTGTACTGACGCTGTCGCAGTGCTCGCGGAGGCTCGGGCGGCCGACGATGCCGCTGCTGCTGCCGGCGGTCACCTGGGTGGGCTCGGCGCTGCGGACGGTCGGGTTCACCGACTTCGCGCCCGAGCAGATCCGGCTGCTCACGCACGGACGGGTGGTGAGCACCGTTCAGATGCGGGAGACGCTGGGTTTCCTCCCGAAGTACACGACCGCGGAGACGTTCGCGGACTTCGCGCGCAGCCGTGGCCCGGGGCTGCTGCCGCCGGAGACGCTCGCCGAGGCGGTGGACCGGGTCGCGGAGGCCCTGTCGATCGACGCCCGCGACGGGGTGCCCGTCGCGGACGGCGGGCGAGCGGTCACCCAGACGACGCACAGCGGACAGCCCGGATAA
- a CDS encoding helix-turn-helix domain-containing protein, with protein sequence MAAGSERPLNEVKFLTVAEVASVMRVSKMTVYRLVHSGHLPAIRVGRSFRVPEQAVHEYLRESFVGVESA encoded by the coding sequence ATGGCTGCTGGCAGCGAGAGGCCTCTCAACGAGGTCAAGTTTCTTACCGTGGCGGAAGTCGCCTCGGTGATGCGGGTGTCGAAGATGACCGTGTACCGCTTGGTGCACAGCGGTCATCTGCCGGCGATCCGGGTGGGGAGGTCCTTCCGGGTACCGGAGCAAGCGGTTCACGAGTATCTCCGCGAATCCTTCGTGGGGGTGGAATCCGCGTGA
- a CDS encoding lysophospholipid acyltransferase family protein: MADAKVIPFDDDRSRGGGAQRPARRRPASGGRRKADAAVRDAALSPLPGPQTGEGGTGPDAVPAAAAEPVRGALAAASGPSGDAGGADDSAQDGRAPGAPVTGAGETPGTADSGWDRRIAGGLAFLRRRITGDYEVDEFGYDAELTDQVLMSMLRPMYQKYFRVEVKGIENIPSEGGALVVANHSGTVPLDGLMLQVAVHDNHPADRHLRLLAADLVFMLPVVNELARKAGHTLACGEDAERLLQRGEVVGVMPEGFKGIGKPFSERYKLQRFGRGGFVSTALRAGVPIVPCSIVGAEEIYPMIGNAKTLARLLGFPYFPITPTFPWLGPLGAVPLPTKWTIQFGEPIATDGYPPEAAEDPMLMFNLTDQVREQIQHTLYKLLVQRRSVFF, from the coding sequence ATGGCGGACGCCAAGGTCATTCCGTTCGACGACGACCGGTCGCGCGGCGGCGGCGCGCAGCGCCCGGCACGGCGGCGCCCCGCGTCCGGCGGCCGGCGCAAGGCGGATGCGGCGGTGCGGGACGCCGCGCTGAGCCCCCTGCCGGGCCCGCAGACCGGTGAGGGCGGTACGGGGCCCGACGCCGTTCCGGCAGCCGCTGCCGAGCCGGTCCGGGGTGCCCTTGCCGCGGCTTCCGGCCCTTCCGGTGACGCGGGTGGCGCCGATGACTCCGCGCAGGACGGGAGGGCTCCCGGCGCCCCCGTGACGGGTGCCGGGGAGACGCCGGGGACGGCGGACAGCGGCTGGGACCGGAGGATCGCCGGCGGGCTGGCGTTCCTGCGGCGACGCATCACCGGCGACTACGAGGTCGACGAGTTCGGTTACGACGCCGAGCTCACCGACCAGGTCCTGATGTCGATGCTGCGGCCGATGTACCAGAAGTACTTCCGCGTCGAGGTCAAGGGCATCGAGAACATCCCGTCGGAGGGCGGGGCGCTGGTGGTGGCGAACCACTCGGGCACCGTGCCGCTGGACGGGTTGATGCTTCAGGTCGCCGTGCACGACAACCATCCCGCGGACCGCCATCTGCGGCTGCTGGCCGCGGATCTGGTGTTCATGCTGCCGGTGGTCAACGAGCTGGCCCGGAAGGCCGGTCACACCCTCGCGTGCGGGGAGGACGCGGAACGGCTGCTCCAGCGCGGCGAGGTCGTCGGTGTGATGCCGGAGGGCTTCAAGGGCATCGGCAAGCCGTTCAGTGAGCGCTACAAGCTTCAGCGTTTCGGCCGGGGCGGTTTCGTCTCCACGGCGCTGCGGGCGGGCGTGCCGATCGTGCCGTGCTCGATCGTCGGGGCGGAGGAGATCTACCCGATGATCGGCAACGCGAAGACGCTGGCCCGGCTGCTGGGCTTCCCGTACTTTCCGATCACGCCGACGTTCCCGTGGCTCGGACCGCTGGGGGCGGTGCCGCTGCCGACGAAGTGGACGATCCAGTTCGGGGAGCCGATCGCGACGGACGGCTACCCGCCGGAGGCGGCGGAGGACCCGATGCTGATGTTCAACCTGACGGACCAGGTGCGGGAGCAGATCCAGCACACGCTCTACAAACTGCTGGTGCAGCGCCGCTCGGTCTTCTTCTAG
- a CDS encoding HAD-IB family hydrolase, protein MAALGWLTPRRRSATARSVLAGEAAAEAARKSSQTIEALEAQDVTAPALEPVFPVAGDERAAAFFDLDNTVMQGAAIFHFGRGLYKRKFFQRRELARFAWQQAWFRLAGVEDPEHMQDARDSALSIVKGHRVSELMSIGEEIYDEYMADRIWPGTRALAQAHLDAGQKVWLVTAAPVETATIIARRLGLTGALGTVAESIDGVYTGKLVGEPLHGPAKAEAVRALAAAEGLELSRCAAYSDSHNDIPMLSLVGHPYAINPDTKLRKHARQRDWRLRDYRTGRKAAKVGIPAAAGVGALAGGTAAAVALHRRRR, encoded by the coding sequence ATGGCCGCACTGGGATGGCTCACCCCGCGCAGGCGCTCCGCCACGGCACGCAGCGTGCTCGCCGGCGAAGCCGCAGCCGAGGCAGCACGGAAGTCCTCGCAGACGATCGAGGCGCTCGAGGCACAGGACGTCACCGCCCCTGCCCTGGAACCGGTGTTCCCCGTCGCGGGCGACGAGCGCGCCGCCGCCTTCTTCGACCTCGACAACACGGTCATGCAGGGCGCCGCGATCTTCCACTTCGGCCGCGGGCTCTACAAACGCAAGTTCTTCCAGCGCCGGGAACTGGCGAGGTTCGCCTGGCAGCAGGCGTGGTTCCGGCTCGCGGGCGTCGAGGATCCCGAGCACATGCAGGACGCCCGCGACAGTGCCCTCTCCATCGTCAAGGGCCACCGCGTCTCCGAGCTCATGAGCATCGGTGAGGAGATCTACGACGAGTACATGGCCGACCGCATCTGGCCGGGCACCCGGGCGCTCGCCCAAGCGCACCTCGACGCGGGCCAGAAGGTATGGCTGGTCACGGCTGCGCCCGTGGAGACCGCGACGATCATCGCCCGCCGCCTCGGTCTGACCGGCGCGCTCGGCACCGTCGCCGAGTCCATCGACGGCGTCTACACGGGCAAGCTCGTCGGCGAACCGCTGCACGGCCCGGCGAAGGCGGAGGCGGTACGCGCGCTGGCCGCGGCAGAGGGTCTGGAGCTGTCCCGCTGCGCGGCGTACAGCGACAGCCACAACGACATCCCCATGCTGTCCCTCGTCGGCCACCCTTACGCGATCAACCCGGACACCAAGCTGCGCAAGCACGCCCGGCAGCGGGACTGGCGGCTGCGCGACTACCGCACCGGCCGCAAGGCGGCCAAGGTCGGCATCCCCGCGGCGGCAGGGGTGGGCGCCCTGGCGGGCGGCACCGCCGCCGCGGTGGCGCTGCACCGCCGCCGCCGCTGA
- a CDS encoding phosphatase has protein sequence MLSTEALRAHLLASRLAGDVATSRETSLRSYRAFVARDPRVTIGLDPRWAWSVRDVIALMADRCGVSADPEHVTGADVIDPELTLGRLAAFAERLGAVAAKGGAVLFGTGHPHRLLGFYADLADALSAAGCSVLTPAQGRCVDITTRFGVRTYRLEYVRGVARLREAGAGGAGAHSHSPLPVRVALGAAADAGGRLPDLVVGDHGWVCGAGQLGVEAIGLADTDDPALFVGEAEGQVSVAVPLDDAVRSDYYRPLTRYVLNRACLSQ, from the coding sequence GTGTTGAGCACCGAGGCGCTGCGGGCGCATCTGCTGGCGTCCCGGCTGGCCGGTGATGTAGCCACCTCCCGCGAGACGAGTCTGCGGAGCTATCGCGCGTTCGTCGCCCGCGACCCGCGGGTCACCATCGGACTGGACCCCCGGTGGGCCTGGAGCGTGCGGGACGTCATCGCCCTCATGGCGGACAGATGCGGGGTATCGGCCGATCCCGAGCATGTGACCGGGGCGGACGTCATCGACCCGGAGCTGACCCTCGGCAGGCTCGCCGCGTTCGCGGAGCGGCTGGGCGCGGTGGCCGCGAAGGGCGGCGCGGTGCTGTTCGGCACCGGACATCCGCACCGGTTGCTCGGGTTCTACGCCGATCTGGCAGACGCGCTGTCGGCGGCGGGGTGTTCCGTACTCACACCCGCGCAGGGGCGATGTGTCGACATAACGACCCGGTTCGGCGTACGCACGTACCGGCTCGAATACGTACGGGGAGTGGCGCGGCTCCGGGAGGCGGGCGCCGGAGGCGCGGGAGCCCACAGTCATTCCCCGCTGCCGGTCAGGGTCGCGCTGGGGGCGGCCGCGGACGCCGGCGGGCGGCTGCCCGACCTCGTCGTCGGTGATCACGGCTGGGTCTGCGGAGCAGGTCAACTGGGTGTCGAGGCCATCGGACTGGCCGACACGGACGATCCGGCGCTGTTCGTCGGTGAGGCGGAGGGGCAGGTATCCGTCGCCGTTCCGCTTGATGACGCCGTACGGTCCGATTACTACCGGCCGTTGACGCGCTATGTGCTCAATCGGGCGTGTCTGTCACAGTAA
- a CDS encoding DUF5667 domain-containing protein: MIANVSAHRRANAFAQALEDQAAVQPDESVESVEPPEHERLLTLAHGLGELPKPQLDPEVKVVQRAQLVAAMESLLQEGRGGASAGPTVPEQRTSGRGAHRASPLRKLRPRSRWSKGLAAGGLTVGVAAGAFGGVAAASSDALPGDSLYGLKRGMEDFKLGLADGDSDRGELYLDQASTRLSEARRLMERDRGGALDHESLSEVRRTLNGMRHDVTEGHRLLSAAYQRDGSLAPMAALNSFSRSHRGTWDGLRDRLPAQLTDVGDDVDSAFDAIDEQVGPLESMLPRTPEQHRDSQGPGTSQDSGRTAAPDRTAPSSPGTDGGHSGGDTRPSPSGSTSGSPGDGLLGGNTGGLLDPPQGSASPSPSGKGSEPPQPDITIPPLLPGILPGLGFEAEDDG; encoded by the coding sequence GTGATCGCGAACGTTTCGGCGCACCGGCGGGCGAACGCCTTCGCCCAGGCCTTGGAAGACCAGGCGGCCGTACAGCCCGACGAATCGGTCGAGTCCGTCGAACCGCCCGAGCACGAACGGCTGTTGACCCTGGCCCACGGTCTCGGCGAACTGCCGAAGCCGCAGCTTGACCCCGAGGTCAAGGTGGTGCAGCGGGCCCAACTCGTGGCGGCGATGGAATCGCTGCTGCAGGAGGGCAGAGGGGGTGCGTCCGCGGGCCCTACGGTGCCCGAGCAGCGGACCTCCGGCCGCGGCGCGCACCGGGCGTCCCCGCTCCGGAAATTGCGACCGCGTTCCCGCTGGTCGAAGGGGCTCGCCGCGGGCGGGCTGACCGTCGGTGTGGCGGCCGGAGCGTTCGGCGGAGTGGCCGCTGCAAGTTCCGACGCCCTCCCCGGTGACTCGCTGTACGGGCTGAAGCGCGGCATGGAGGACTTCAAGCTCGGCCTCGCGGACGGTGACTCCGACCGCGGTGAGCTCTACCTCGATCAGGCGTCGACCCGCCTGAGCGAGGCCCGCCGGCTGATGGAGCGGGACCGCGGCGGCGCCCTGGACCACGAGTCCCTGAGCGAGGTCCGCCGCACGCTCAACGGCATGCGGCACGACGTCACCGAAGGCCACCGCCTGCTCAGCGCCGCGTACCAGCGCGACGGGTCGCTCGCTCCGATGGCCGCGCTCAATTCCTTCTCCCGCTCGCACCGCGGCACATGGGACGGACTGCGCGACCGGCTGCCCGCCCAGCTGACCGACGTCGGCGACGACGTCGACTCCGCCTTCGACGCCATAGACGAACAGGTCGGCCCGCTCGAGTCGATGCTGCCCCGCACCCCGGAGCAGCACCGCGACTCCCAGGGCCCGGGCACCTCACAGGACTCGGGGCGCACCGCCGCCCCGGACCGTACGGCGCCGAGCTCCCCCGGCACCGACGGCGGGCACAGTGGCGGGGACACCCGGCCCAGCCCGTCCGGCTCCACCTCCGGTTCGCCCGGCGACGGCCTGCTCGGCGGCAACACCGGTGGTCTCCTCGACCCGCCGCAGGGGTCGGCGAGCCCCTCCCCGTCCGGCAAGGGCTCGGAGCCGCCGCAGCCGGACATCACCATCCCGCCGCTGCTGCCGGGCATCCTCCCGGGCCTCGGCTTCGAGGCCGAGGACGACGGCTGA
- a CDS encoding ECF subfamily RNA polymerase sigma factor, BldN family, producing the protein MYPHVGVDASGLATLRAAVLDHLRGLVPAAYTVPAFATAGLAAGGPAAPCYALTDGLQKGPARSAVDEGRRSADGRAAGRRAGRGSSGAHAATRRPTADSDSARMMELVERAQAGEAEAFGRLYDQYSDTVYRYIYYRVGGKATAEDLTSETFLRALRRISTFTWQGRDFGAWLVTIARNLVADHFKSSRFRLEVTTGEMLDANEVERSPEDSVLESLSNAALLEAVRKLNPQQQECVTLRFLQGLSVAETARAMGKNEGAIKTLQYRAVRTLARLLPDDAR; encoded by the coding sequence GTGTACCCACACGTCGGGGTTGACGCCTCGGGCCTGGCTACGCTGCGCGCAGCGGTCCTCGACCACTTGCGCGGCCTTGTCCCCGCCGCGTACACCGTCCCCGCATTCGCCACCGCCGGCCTCGCCGCCGGCGGCCCGGCCGCACCCTGCTACGCCCTGACCGACGGCCTGCAGAAGGGTCCCGCGCGCAGCGCCGTCGACGAGGGGCGGCGGTCGGCCGACGGACGGGCCGCGGGCAGAAGGGCGGGCCGGGGCAGCTCGGGCGCCCACGCCGCCACCCGCCGGCCCACCGCCGACAGCGACAGCGCCCGCATGATGGAACTGGTCGAGCGCGCCCAGGCCGGCGAGGCCGAGGCCTTCGGCCGGCTCTACGACCAGTACAGCGACACCGTCTACCGCTACATCTACTACCGCGTCGGCGGGAAGGCCACGGCGGAGGACCTCACCAGTGAGACCTTCCTGCGCGCCCTGCGCCGCATCTCCACCTTCACCTGGCAGGGCCGGGACTTCGGCGCCTGGCTCGTCACGATCGCCCGCAATCTGGTCGCCGACCACTTCAAATCGAGCCGATTCCGCCTGGAAGTGACCACCGGCGAGATGCTCGACGCCAACGAGGTCGAGCGCAGCCCGGAGGACTCCGTCCTGGAGTCCCTCTCCAACGCCGCCCTGCTCGAAGCCGTCCGCAAGCTCAATCCCCAGCAGCAGGAGTGCGTCACCCTCCGCTTCCTGCAAGGCCTGTCCGTCGCGGAGACGGCCAGGGCGATGGGCAAGAACGAGGGCGCGATCAAGACCCTTCAGTACCGGGCGGTCCGCACCCTCGCCCGGCTGCTGCCCGACGACGCACGCTGA